One Thalassoglobus sp. JC818 genomic region harbors:
- a CDS encoding SDR family oxidoreductase yields the protein MADAAFHQRILVTGGTGYVGGRLLSRLEESGCHVRCMARRPENLVSRVAPTTEIVQGDVLDRDSLKEAVAGVHTAYYLVHSMGTRSDFEDDDRRGAKNFALACRAAGVNRIIYLGGLGSESDRLSKHLRSRHEVGDLLHESEAQVIEFRASIIIGSGSLSFELVRSLVRKLPVMLWPKWVSTEASPIAIEDILEYLTQVLNHPVEESKVYEIGGPDRVSYGGIMKEYARQRGLRRLVIPVPFLSPWLSSLWLGLVTPVYARIGRKLIESLKNPTVVTDFSALDDFDFQPRGFSEAIARALANEDREIAETRWTDSLSSAGPVRSWGGAKFRNRLMDSRTREVELSPEQAFAPIQRIGGKTGWYYGNVLWRLRGFIDLLVGGVGLRRRRNHPVNLAVGDALDFWRVEAFDPPKRLRLAAEMKLPGRAWLTFDVEDLENGQCQIRQTAEFDPVGLFGIAYWYTIWPLHQFVFTGMLNGIVREGERLAKESATDELTPAT from the coding sequence ATGGCTGACGCAGCATTTCACCAGCGAATACTCGTGACCGGAGGAACCGGCTACGTCGGAGGCAGATTGCTTTCCCGGCTTGAAGAGTCGGGATGTCATGTGCGATGTATGGCAAGGCGGCCCGAGAATCTTGTTTCTCGTGTTGCACCGACAACGGAGATTGTTCAGGGAGATGTCCTCGATCGAGATTCTTTGAAAGAAGCAGTTGCTGGGGTACATACAGCGTATTACCTCGTCCATTCGATGGGGACTCGCAGCGACTTTGAAGATGATGATCGTCGGGGGGCGAAGAATTTCGCGCTCGCATGTCGGGCGGCCGGTGTGAATCGGATCATCTACCTGGGCGGTCTTGGCAGCGAAAGCGATCGACTTTCCAAACATCTTCGCAGTCGACATGAAGTGGGGGATTTGCTTCACGAGTCAGAGGCTCAGGTGATCGAGTTTCGAGCGTCGATCATTATCGGGTCGGGTAGTCTTTCCTTCGAACTGGTTCGTTCACTCGTTCGCAAGCTGCCGGTAATGCTCTGGCCGAAATGGGTTTCAACCGAAGCTTCGCCGATTGCGATTGAAGACATTCTGGAGTACCTCACTCAGGTTTTGAATCATCCGGTTGAGGAGAGCAAAGTCTACGAGATTGGTGGCCCTGATCGAGTTTCGTACGGGGGCATCATGAAGGAATACGCCCGCCAGCGAGGGTTGCGGCGATTGGTGATTCCGGTTCCGTTTCTCTCTCCCTGGCTAAGCAGTTTGTGGCTGGGGCTGGTGACGCCGGTGTATGCAAGGATCGGGCGAAAGCTGATCGAGAGTTTGAAGAATCCGACGGTGGTGACCGACTTCTCAGCTCTCGACGACTTTGATTTTCAGCCGCGTGGATTCAGTGAAGCTATTGCGAGAGCTTTGGCCAACGAGGATCGTGAAATTGCTGAGACTCGATGGACAGATTCTCTTTCTTCTGCGGGGCCTGTGAGATCCTGGGGGGGCGCCAAGTTTCGAAACCGGCTGATGGATTCTCGAACTCGCGAGGTTGAGCTCTCTCCTGAGCAGGCATTCGCTCCCATTCAAAGAATCGGTGGAAAGACCGGTTGGTATTACGGGAACGTGCTGTGGAGGCTGCGCGGATTCATCGACTTGCTTGTCGGTGGAGTCGGATTGCGTCGGCGACGAAATCATCCGGTCAATCTGGCTGTCGGTGACGCTCTTGACTTCTGGCGCGTTGAAGCATTCGATCCGCCGAAGCGACTTCGCCTGGCTGCGGAGATGAAACTTCCCGGAAGAGCATGGCTGACGTTTGATGTCGAAGATCTCGAGAACGGTCAGTGTCAAATTCGACAGACTGCCGAATTCGATCCGGTCGGCTTGTTCGGTATCGCTTATTGGTACACCATCTGGCCGCTTCACCAGTTTGTGTTCACCGGGATGCTCAACGGAATTGTCCGCGAGGGCGAACGTCTGGCGAAGGAGTCTGCCACAGACGAGTTAACGCCAGCGACATAA
- a CDS encoding transporter substrate-binding protein yields MLPEESDSPSDKSLKPESGIHEETFISGGLTSSGPNEAFSPQSPEDWIGRKLGHYEIRQLVGRGGMGIVYLAHDVSIDRDVAIKMLPNELANDPVLLQRFQAEARSAGKLQHHHVVSIYEVGEDQSANFLVMELVSGGSASERLSKQGPLPISDATLAIIQACQGISAAHRLGLVHRDIKPANLLFNEQGEIKISDFGLAKSLKHETLQMTRDGQVVGTPYYMSPEQCESRPVDARSDVYSLGATYYSLLTAKSPYEESTSIVQVMYSHCHAPPPDPRVVRATVPVACAEIINKAMAIDPEDRYQSVDEMRVDLEAVLAAISGHGIQLPSQSGSYSKLPALNSQKSSRSFGLPMALAAGLLLLLAGFAFFANRNQDRPPGNESIGAGNPADPDTAAITPPQGEPIRIGLLHSLSGTMSQSESPVADAALLAIEELNQNGGVLGRPVEAVVADGRSDWDVFAREAKRLIHDEEVVTVFGCWTSASRKTIVPIFEESNHLLVYPLQYEGVEESPNVIYMGAAPNQQILPAIKWAYAFDNRRRFFFVGSDYVFPRVAYEIAKDQLEELGTELVGTRFLPLGSHRVDEVVAEIVAAKADVILNCINGSTNTDFFQALRKAGVTPANCPTISFSIGEQELRQLNVDEMVGDYAAWNYFQSINSPVNEEFVSRFHKKYGPQHVITDPMEAEYAGIKLWAKAVEQAESTDPPAIRKAFLNQKLEAPEGPIRIDPATQHCFKTPRIGQIRPNGQFDIIWTDAKPVAPAPYPPSRSTQDWRAVLHDLYSGWGNQWSAPSGD; encoded by the coding sequence ATGTTGCCTGAAGAGAGCGATTCCCCTTCCGACAAAAGTCTGAAGCCAGAATCAGGTATCCATGAAGAGACGTTCATTTCGGGTGGCTTGACGTCATCGGGCCCGAACGAAGCTTTCTCCCCGCAAAGTCCCGAAGACTGGATCGGAAGAAAACTCGGTCACTACGAAATTCGGCAATTGGTCGGCCGCGGGGGAATGGGAATCGTTTACCTCGCTCACGATGTGTCGATCGATCGAGACGTGGCCATCAAGATGCTTCCCAACGAACTGGCAAACGATCCGGTTCTCCTCCAAAGGTTTCAAGCTGAAGCGAGAAGTGCTGGCAAACTCCAGCATCATCATGTCGTTTCCATCTACGAAGTTGGTGAAGACCAGTCTGCGAATTTCCTGGTCATGGAACTGGTCTCAGGGGGAAGCGCTTCGGAGAGACTTTCAAAGCAGGGACCATTGCCGATTAGCGATGCGACCCTCGCCATCATTCAGGCCTGTCAGGGGATCTCAGCTGCGCATCGACTGGGGTTGGTTCACCGCGACATCAAACCCGCCAACCTGTTGTTCAATGAACAAGGCGAAATCAAGATCTCTGACTTCGGTCTCGCAAAGAGCCTGAAGCATGAAACGCTGCAAATGACTCGCGACGGGCAAGTCGTCGGCACTCCCTACTATATGAGTCCTGAGCAGTGTGAGTCTCGACCCGTCGACGCTCGAAGCGATGTCTATTCATTGGGAGCAACCTACTACAGCCTGCTGACTGCGAAATCGCCGTACGAAGAGAGTACGAGCATCGTTCAGGTGATGTATTCGCACTGCCACGCTCCGCCTCCCGATCCACGAGTCGTGCGGGCCACCGTTCCTGTTGCGTGTGCGGAGATCATCAACAAGGCGATGGCGATTGATCCCGAGGATCGTTACCAATCGGTCGACGAGATGCGTGTCGATCTCGAAGCAGTGCTTGCGGCAATTTCCGGGCATGGGATTCAACTTCCGAGTCAATCGGGAAGCTATTCGAAACTACCTGCTCTCAACTCCCAGAAGAGCTCGCGATCGTTCGGACTTCCGATGGCCCTTGCTGCCGGATTGCTGTTGCTGCTCGCTGGGTTCGCCTTCTTCGCAAATCGAAACCAGGATCGTCCGCCAGGAAATGAATCGATTGGTGCCGGCAACCCTGCTGATCCTGACACTGCAGCAATTACTCCTCCTCAAGGAGAACCAATTCGAATCGGCCTGCTGCATTCGCTCTCGGGAACGATGTCTCAAAGTGAAAGCCCCGTCGCAGATGCAGCTCTGCTTGCGATCGAAGAACTGAATCAAAACGGAGGAGTCCTCGGTCGACCAGTGGAAGCAGTCGTGGCTGATGGACGATCCGACTGGGACGTCTTCGCGCGGGAAGCTAAGCGACTCATTCATGACGAAGAAGTGGTGACGGTCTTCGGCTGCTGGACTTCAGCGAGCCGAAAAACGATTGTCCCGATTTTCGAAGAATCCAATCATTTGCTCGTCTATCCGCTGCAGTACGAAGGAGTCGAAGAGTCCCCCAACGTCATTTACATGGGTGCCGCTCCCAACCAACAAATTTTGCCAGCCATCAAGTGGGCGTACGCATTCGACAATCGGCGTCGATTCTTCTTTGTCGGATCAGATTATGTGTTTCCTCGCGTGGCTTACGAAATCGCCAAGGATCAACTGGAAGAATTGGGAACGGAACTCGTTGGCACGCGATTCCTGCCGCTGGGAAGTCATCGCGTCGACGAAGTCGTTGCAGAGATTGTCGCTGCGAAAGCGGATGTCATCCTGAACTGCATCAATGGTTCCACGAACACCGATTTCTTCCAGGCGCTTCGCAAAGCAGGAGTGACTCCAGCAAATTGTCCGACGATCTCTTTCAGTATCGGTGAGCAAGAACTTCGCCAGTTGAACGTCGATGAAATGGTCGGCGACTACGCCGCCTGGAACTATTTTCAGTCGATCAATTCACCGGTGAACGAAGAGTTCGTATCTCGCTTTCATAAAAAGTACGGACCTCAACATGTCATCACAGATCCGATGGAAGCGGAGTACGCTGGCATCAAGCTGTGGGCCAAAGCTGTGGAACAAGCCGAAAGCACAGATCCGCCTGCGATCCGAAAAGCATTCCTGAACCAAAAACTGGAAGCACCCGAGGGACCAATTCGAATCGACCCCGCGACACAACACTGCTTCAAAACTCCACGAATCGGACAGATTCGACCGAATGGGCAATTCGACATCATCTGGACCGACGCCAAACCGGTTGCACCTGCACCATATCCACCATCGCGTTCAACTCAGGATTGGAGAGCGGTTCTTCACGACCTCTATAGCGGTTGGGGAAACCAATGGTCTGCTCCGTCGGGTGACTGA
- a CDS encoding PQQ-binding-like beta-propeller repeat protein → MQRKSMSCSLMMLSLSLTCFSVTAWGADVTQFRGTNGDGIVHEENVPSTFSETEKLMWKVDLPGKGWSSPVVADGKIWLTTAVEVVPDEDEREKLLLASGDNPKQFSQKQVAKSLTLKVIQIDSESGEVEAVKDLFTIDRPDSIHKTNSYASPTPVIDGDFLYCHFGTYGTVCLNRSDLSTVWERTIPVVHSVGPGSSPFICKDLVVLICDGINRQFVIALDKKTGETAWEVDRPEMDASDGEQKKSYNTPVFVTDAQGREQLICMSSQWIVSYIPETGEEIWRVRHGKGFSVVPRPVVQNDIIFISTGFMKAEMWAIRIDGSGDVTDSHVLWKETRNIPTKPSPIVVNENIFVINDTGIATCFDSETGETIWRERIGGNFSASPVLVDQKLFLASQEGVVTILDPENDFSVIAENQLSGQIMASPIVFEDSLVIRTDSALYRFRENEKSPASGRVSSVDRP, encoded by the coding sequence ATGCAACGAAAATCCATGAGCTGCAGTTTGATGATGTTGAGCTTGTCGTTGACATGCTTTTCCGTCACAGCTTGGGGCGCAGACGTCACGCAGTTTCGCGGCACAAACGGCGACGGGATCGTTCATGAAGAGAACGTCCCGTCAACGTTCTCCGAAACCGAAAAACTGATGTGGAAAGTCGATCTCCCCGGCAAAGGTTGGTCGTCTCCTGTGGTTGCAGACGGAAAAATCTGGTTGACGACCGCTGTGGAAGTCGTCCCTGACGAAGACGAGCGTGAAAAGCTTTTGCTCGCTTCGGGTGACAATCCAAAGCAGTTCTCGCAAAAGCAAGTCGCTAAGAGTCTGACACTAAAAGTCATCCAGATTGACAGCGAAAGCGGAGAAGTCGAAGCAGTCAAAGATCTGTTCACGATCGACCGACCGGACTCCATTCACAAGACTAACAGCTATGCATCTCCAACCCCTGTGATCGACGGAGATTTTCTCTACTGCCACTTCGGAACCTACGGGACGGTCTGTCTCAACAGGTCCGATTTGTCGACTGTCTGGGAGCGAACAATTCCAGTCGTTCACAGCGTGGGACCGGGCAGTTCCCCGTTCATCTGCAAAGACCTCGTCGTATTGATTTGCGATGGAATCAACCGACAGTTTGTCATCGCCCTGGATAAGAAAACCGGCGAGACAGCCTGGGAAGTTGACCGACCGGAGATGGATGCATCGGACGGCGAACAGAAAAAGTCATACAACACTCCCGTTTTCGTCACTGACGCTCAGGGCCGCGAGCAGTTGATCTGCATGAGTTCACAATGGATCGTCTCTTACATTCCGGAGACCGGGGAAGAAATCTGGCGAGTCCGACACGGCAAGGGTTTCTCTGTTGTCCCACGTCCCGTCGTCCAGAACGACATCATCTTCATTTCGACCGGGTTCATGAAAGCCGAGATGTGGGCGATCAGAATCGACGGTTCCGGTGATGTCACGGACTCCCATGTCCTCTGGAAAGAGACTCGAAATATCCCCACAAAACCATCACCAATTGTCGTGAACGAGAACATTTTCGTAATAAACGACACCGGCATCGCCACTTGCTTCGATTCAGAAACTGGAGAGACAATCTGGCGAGAACGGATCGGTGGGAATTTCTCTGCTTCTCCAGTCCTTGTCGACCAGAAGCTGTTTCTTGCCAGCCAGGAAGGCGTTGTGACAATACTCGACCCGGAGAACGACTTTAGCGTCATCGCAGAGAATCAATTGTCCGGCCAGATCATGGCCTCTCCAATCGTGTTTGAAGACTCCCTCGTGATTCGGACAGATTCCGCACTCTACCGTTTTCGCGAAAACGAAAAGTCTCCCGCATCGGGAAGAGTTTCAAGCGTTGATCGCCCCTGA
- a CDS encoding DUF1080 domain-containing protein, producing MKFTRSLFVLTLLCFCTSVHGEEGEWVSLFNGKNLEGWTPKIKGHELGENFANTFRVEDGLLTVSYDGYDSFDRQFGHLFYKDNFSNYRFRVEYRFIGEQCPGGEGWALRNSGVMVHGEAPSEMTKDQDFPTSIEVQLLGGDGKNKRTTSNLCTPGTNVVMDDKLVTKHCISSSSETYHGDQWVTAEIEVRGNEVIRHILDGEVVLEYQKPQLDNRDEHAQELAEKNGGLMLDGGSISLQSESHPIQFRKVEIMVLDEEN from the coding sequence ATGAAATTCACTCGCTCATTGTTTGTGCTCACATTGCTCTGCTTCTGTACGTCCGTTCACGGCGAAGAAGGAGAATGGGTTTCACTCTTCAATGGGAAAAATCTCGAAGGCTGGACGCCGAAAATCAAAGGGCATGAGTTGGGTGAAAACTTTGCCAATACGTTCCGAGTTGAAGATGGACTGCTGACCGTCTCATATGATGGATACGACAGCTTCGACCGTCAGTTTGGTCACCTCTTTTACAAAGACAATTTCTCCAACTACCGGTTTCGGGTTGAGTATCGGTTCATCGGTGAACAGTGTCCCGGAGGAGAAGGCTGGGCTTTGCGCAACAGTGGAGTGATGGTGCACGGAGAAGCTCCCAGCGAAATGACCAAAGATCAAGACTTCCCGACATCGATCGAAGTCCAACTGCTCGGTGGCGATGGAAAGAACAAGCGAACAACATCCAACCTGTGCACCCCGGGAACAAATGTCGTCATGGATGACAAGTTGGTCACAAAGCATTGCATCAGCTCAAGCTCAGAAACTTACCACGGTGACCAGTGGGTCACTGCCGAAATCGAAGTCCGCGGCAATGAAGTCATTCGCCACATTCTCGACGGAGAAGTTGTTCTGGAATACCAGAAACCTCAACTCGACAATCGCGATGAGCACGCTCAGGAACTCGCCGAGAAAAACGGCGGACTGATGCTGGACGGTGGCTCGATTTCACTCCAGTCGGAAAGCCATCCGATTCAGTTCCGTAAAGTCGAGATTATGGTTCTGGACGAAGAGAACTAA
- a CDS encoding twin-arginine translocation signal domain-containing protein, producing MTQKANRRKFLKTSAVYGVAAAASGCGTILYPERMGQRRGTIDDVDWTIVGMDAIGLVFFFVPGAIAFAIDFQNGTMFYPSQQQYAANEKPQLKQVSLPEKNPSVSMVEHAVAEETGEQVSLVEGNFVSRRLKSIKEFWTAKRQASSSSAPQTPAPETTEENS from the coding sequence ATGACTCAGAAAGCCAATCGACGAAAATTCCTCAAAACGAGTGCCGTCTATGGAGTCGCAGCTGCGGCTTCCGGCTGTGGAACGATTCTCTATCCTGAGCGAATGGGACAGCGACGCGGCACCATCGACGACGTCGACTGGACGATCGTCGGGATGGACGCCATCGGGCTGGTTTTCTTCTTCGTGCCCGGAGCGATTGCCTTCGCCATCGACTTCCAGAACGGAACGATGTTTTATCCCAGCCAACAGCAGTACGCAGCCAACGAAAAACCTCAGCTGAAACAAGTCAGCCTGCCCGAGAAAAACCCTTCCGTCTCGATGGTTGAGCATGCTGTGGCTGAGGAAACGGGCGAGCAGGTTAGCCTCGTCGAAGGAAATTTCGTTTCGCGCCGATTGAAATCAATCAAAGAATTCTGGACCGCAAAGCGACAAGCTTCATCAAGTTCCGCTCCGCAAACTCCAGCTCCCGAAACCACCGAGGAAAATTCCTAA
- a CDS encoding HAD family phosphatase: MAIKTILFDLGNVLLNFSHEKMCRQIAALFDVSADEVQEVFLSSGIYAEFDRGQLTEQDVLRQLEQRFGRDVALSNLQQAAGDIFEPNLEMHSLLRDLRKRGLRTVLLSNTCVTHIEWIRQHYETLSLMDDLVLSYEVGASKPDAAIFDAALEKIQCEPSECLYTDDIAGHIEAGRQHGLQVELFTTAEKFKTALHKHGIK, from the coding sequence GTGGCGATCAAGACAATTCTGTTCGACCTCGGAAATGTGTTGCTGAATTTCTCACACGAGAAAATGTGTCGACAGATTGCAGCCCTCTTCGACGTTTCAGCTGACGAAGTTCAGGAAGTCTTTCTGAGCTCCGGAATCTATGCGGAGTTTGATCGCGGACAATTGACTGAGCAAGACGTACTGCGTCAGTTGGAGCAGCGTTTTGGACGGGACGTTGCTCTTAGCAATCTGCAGCAGGCAGCGGGTGACATCTTCGAACCGAATCTCGAAATGCACTCGCTTCTCCGCGATCTACGAAAGCGGGGATTGCGAACGGTCTTGCTCTCAAACACCTGCGTCACACATATCGAATGGATTCGCCAACACTACGAGACTCTCTCCTTGATGGACGATCTCGTTCTCTCGTACGAAGTTGGCGCATCGAAACCCGACGCAGCGATTTTCGACGCCGCATTGGAAAAGATCCAGTGTGAACCGTCGGAGTGTCTCTACACAGATGACATCGCTGGACACATCGAAGCCGGCCGACAGCATGGCCTTCAAGTCGAATTGTTCACCACCGCAGAGAAGTTCAAGACTGCCCTGCACAAGCATGGAATCAAGTGA
- a CDS encoding SGNH/GDSL hydrolase family protein — protein sequence MTPSNLDRRTFIQAVAAGAGAVGMGKIASAQKTDSAGGSWIQPGSTILFQGDSITDAGRQRDTASIPNKQPGLGNGYAWMAASQMLVAHSDDQLKIFNRGISGNKVFQLADRWEADCLEIKPEVLSILIGVNDIWHHRNGNYDGTIATYRKDYDALLARTVKELPEVKLVVCEPFLLECGVIDESWWPEFNPFREASREIAEKFGARFVAFQDMFNEAVQYAPAEYWAKDGVHPSPYGAQLMAGEWLRVVNGSDS from the coding sequence ATGACACCATCGAATCTTGATCGACGAACGTTCATTCAAGCGGTAGCAGCTGGCGCCGGTGCTGTTGGAATGGGGAAGATTGCTTCTGCACAGAAAACCGACTCCGCAGGGGGAAGTTGGATTCAACCGGGAAGCACAATCTTGTTTCAGGGAGATTCCATTACCGATGCTGGACGTCAACGCGACACCGCATCCATCCCCAACAAGCAACCCGGTCTAGGGAACGGATACGCCTGGATGGCGGCGTCTCAAATGCTGGTTGCTCACTCAGACGACCAGCTCAAGATTTTCAATCGTGGCATCAGCGGCAACAAGGTTTTCCAACTCGCTGATCGCTGGGAGGCTGATTGCCTCGAAATCAAACCGGAAGTTCTCAGCATCCTGATCGGTGTGAACGATATCTGGCATCACCGAAACGGAAACTACGACGGAACGATCGCCACTTACCGCAAAGACTACGACGCACTTCTCGCTCGCACGGTCAAAGAGCTTCCAGAAGTCAAACTTGTCGTGTGTGAGCCGTTCCTACTGGAATGTGGCGTGATCGATGAATCCTGGTGGCCGGAATTCAATCCGTTTCGCGAAGCATCTCGCGAAATCGCTGAGAAGTTCGGGGCACGATTCGTAGCCTTTCAGGACATGTTCAACGAAGCCGTTCAGTACGCTCCGGCAGAGTACTGGGCAAAGGATGGAGTTCATCCGTCGCCGTATGGTGCTCAACTCATGGCTGGCGAATGGCTTCGCGTCGTCAACGGGTCCGACTCCTGA
- a CDS encoding sulfatase-like hydrolase/transferase, producing the protein MTFMRLLLIGSFLACWCQEAISSERPNVILVMCDDLGWSDVRFNNPDSPINTPHLDEMAKSGMRFERFYSAGSVCSPTRGSCLTGRHPHRYGVYSANTGHLKAGEITLPEILREQGYTTGHFGKWHLGTLTTEIKDANRGGPKGVEHFSTPQMNGYDRCFVTESKVPTYDPMIKPPGGGQKGWDYLKDRSEGVAYGTRYWNEKGEIVEENLNGDDSRIIMDRAIPFIEQAARGDTPFFAAIWFHAPHLPVVAGPEHVAPYEKYDSYERNYYGCISALDEQVGRLRATLKTLGVDQSTMIWFCSDNGPEGQSGKAPGSASPFRGRKRSLYEGGVRVPAIVEWPGHVPAGAVCSSPAVTSDYLPTVLEAMELTYPDDRPIDGVSLTHYFDGSSPERGKPIGFQFQKQRSWVTDQFKLYSSDSGKTWELYDLSTDPSEEQNIAADHPDRVKAMAEEIQAWIDSCANSDAEKDYSNKE; encoded by the coding sequence ATGACATTCATGCGACTTCTGCTCATCGGTTCGTTCCTCGCGTGTTGGTGCCAGGAGGCGATCTCGTCCGAGCGGCCGAATGTCATTCTTGTCATGTGTGATGATCTAGGGTGGAGCGACGTTCGCTTCAACAATCCGGACTCCCCGATCAACACTCCTCATCTCGACGAGATGGCGAAGTCGGGAATGCGTTTCGAACGGTTTTACTCCGCTGGATCAGTCTGCAGCCCAACCCGCGGATCGTGCCTGACCGGGCGGCATCCTCATCGATACGGCGTCTATTCGGCCAACACCGGACACCTCAAAGCAGGTGAAATCACGCTGCCTGAAATTCTTCGTGAACAAGGTTACACAACCGGTCACTTTGGAAAGTGGCACCTCGGGACATTGACCACTGAAATCAAAGACGCGAATCGGGGAGGCCCGAAAGGAGTCGAACATTTTTCGACTCCTCAGATGAACGGATACGATCGCTGCTTCGTCACTGAGTCAAAAGTCCCCACTTACGACCCAATGATCAAACCTCCCGGAGGAGGACAGAAGGGTTGGGACTATCTCAAAGATCGCAGCGAAGGCGTCGCCTATGGAACCCGCTACTGGAACGAGAAAGGCGAAATCGTTGAAGAGAACCTCAACGGTGACGACTCTCGAATCATTATGGATCGGGCGATCCCCTTCATTGAACAAGCTGCCAGGGGCGATACTCCTTTCTTCGCAGCCATCTGGTTTCACGCACCGCATCTCCCGGTCGTGGCTGGCCCTGAGCATGTTGCTCCGTATGAGAAATATGACTCGTATGAGCGCAATTACTACGGCTGTATTTCCGCTCTGGATGAACAGGTTGGCCGACTGCGTGCAACGTTGAAAACTCTCGGAGTCGACCAGAGCACCATGATCTGGTTTTGCTCCGACAACGGACCGGAAGGGCAGTCCGGAAAAGCTCCGGGATCTGCATCTCCATTCCGTGGACGAAAGCGTTCGCTCTACGAAGGAGGCGTGCGCGTCCCTGCAATCGTGGAGTGGCCGGGGCACGTTCCAGCAGGCGCCGTATGTTCATCTCCTGCTGTCACCAGTGATTACCTTCCAACGGTTCTCGAAGCGATGGAGTTGACCTACCCCGATGACCGACCAATCGACGGAGTTTCATTGACCCACTACTTTGATGGCTCTTCTCCTGAGCGAGGCAAACCGATCGGGTTTCAGTTCCAGAAACAGCGATCATGGGTGACCGACCAGTTCAAATTGTACTCGTCCGATTCCGGCAAGACATGGGAACTTTACGACCTCTCAACGGATCCCAGCGAAGAACAAAACATCGCTGCCGATCATCCAGATCGAGTCAAAGCGATGGCCGAAGAAATTCAGGCCTGGATTGACTCGTGTGCGAACAGCGACGCTGAAAAAGATTACTCAAACAAAGAATGA